A single region of the Ptychodera flava strain L36383 chromosome 9, AS_Pfla_20210202, whole genome shotgun sequence genome encodes:
- the LOC139140581 gene encoding ribosome biogenesis protein wdr12-like, which yields MAAPDVSHVQARFFTKQSQYSVADSPFSVPATVRVHDLSSLINKLLNAEKAKDEARNISFDFLIQGEFLRLPLGKHMEEKNISTETVVEIEYLEKQPAPKPVGSILHDDWVSSIQGCKDLVISGSYDKSVRVWNLNGENLVTMTQHTEPVKAVAWINRDEAVSHMVSGSHDQTLLIWEWNSELNKVTCLYSCRGHARSVDCVAVDSSCTRFCSGSFDKMLKIWSASTDDTSEDTEDTDVKSRKRKRTDEWKPITRTPLMTLEGHKEAISSVLWSDVNEVCTASWDHTIKLWDVQEGVHKKTLTGTKAILSISYSTMSQLIASGSVDRHVRLWDPRVEDGAVVKCSLSNHQGWVTSVAWSPVNQHQLISGSYDKTIKLWDTRSPKAPLYNMSGLEDRVLAVDWSIPEVLLCAGVDNCVHAFKASNAEPLQEMEQESLEG from the exons atggcggcgcccgATGTGTCCCATGTGCAAGCTCGGTTTTTCACAAAGCAGTCGCA GTACAGTGTGGCAGATTCACCGTTCTCGGTCCCTGCAACCGTCCGTGTCCATGACCTCAGTTCACTCATCAACAAACTACTCAATGCAG AAAAAGCAAAGGATGAAGCGAGGAACATCAGCTTTGACTTCCTCATCCAGGGAGAATTTCTCAGACTTCCACTGGGAAAGCATATGGAAGAAAAGAACATTTCCACAGAAACCGTGGTAGAAATTGAATATCTGGAAAAACAGCCAGCACCAAAGCCAGTGGGTAGTATTCTACACGATGACTGGGTAAGCAGCATCCAGGGCTGCAAAGACCT TGTTATCAGTGGTTCCTATGACAAATCAGTGAGAGTTTGGAACCTGAACGGAGAGAATCTTGTCACGATGACCCAACACACAGAACCAGTGAAAGCTGTCGCGTGGATTAACAGGG ACGAAGCTGTGAGTCACATGGTCAGTGGCTCACATGACCAGACACTGCTAATCTGGGAATGGAACTCGGAGCTGAACAAAGTGACCTGTCTGTACAGTTGCAGAGGGCATGCAAGGAGTGTTGACTGTGTTGCCGTCGACTCAAGTTGTACAAGA TTTTGCAGTGGTTCATttgataaaatgttaaaaatttggTCTGCAA GTACAGATGATACATCAGAAGATACAGAAGACACTGATGTCAAATCAAGGAAAAGGAAACGGACAGATGAATGGAAACCGATAACAAGA ACACCATTAATGACACTTGAAGGACACAAAGAGGCCATCTCATCAGTTTTATGGTCTGATGTCAATGAAGTGTGCACTGCATCATGGGACCACACGATAAAATTATGGGATGTCCAGGAAGGGGTCCACAAAAAGACTTTG ACTGGAACCAAGGCAATTCTCAGTATCTCTTATTCAACAATGTCTCAGTTGATTGCATCAGGCAGTGTTGACCGCCACGTCAGACTCTGGGATCCCAGGGTGGAAG atggCGCAGTTGTAAAGTGTTCTCTTAGCAACCATCAAGGCTGGGTTACATCAGTGGCTTGGTCACCTGTCAATCAACATCAGCTCATATCAGGATCCTATGACAAAACCATTAAACTCTGGGATACAAGAAG TCCAAAGGCCCCTCTGTACAACATGTCAGGTTTAGAAGACAGGGTTCTTGCTGTTGATTGGTCGATTCCTGAG GTTTTGCTGTGTGCTGGTGTTGATAACTGTGTTCATGCCTTCAAAGCCTCAAACGCTGAACCTCTTCAAGAAATGGAACAAGAGTCCTTGGAAGGATGA